CTCACACGGAAAACGTCGAAGCGCTTATCGTCCCGCTTATTTCCGAATGCGGTAAAATCGAAGTCAATGTGGCAATACGTGAACGTACATAAACGGCAGGAGTGTAGAATATGAAGACAAAACAGGATTTCCCGACAATTAACGATCGGCCGCAGGAAGGGCTGAAAGCCGACGGATCGAAGATCCGCGTATTGGTTGTGGACGATTCAATGTTCGTTGCAAAGCAGCTCGGTCAGATTCTCTCAAGCGAAGGTTACGAGATTATCGCGACGGCTGCCGACGGTAAAGAAGGTGTGGACAAATACAAAGAACTTTGCCCGAATGTCGATCTCGTAACGATGGATATCACTATGCCGCGCATGGACGGTATCACCGCGCTCGAACAGATTATGACGTTCGACAAAAACGCGCGCGTCGTTATGGTCAGTGCGCTCGGCAAAGAAGAATTGGTAAAAAAATCTTTGCTGCTCGGTGCAAAAAACTACATCATCAAACCGCTTGACCGCAAAAAGGTTTTGGAGCGCATTTCTTCAAGCATGAAATAAAGTGCCGCGATGCGGGCTGTCGAAAAAGAAAACGACTTTTGAGACAGCCCCGTTTCAAAGAATCGTATTTGTCGTTTCCGCATTTATAAAAAGTTTGTACCCCTCTTTTGCTTTCAAAATATGGATTTCCGAAGTTTTTTCGTCGAGATATGTCCGTAATCGCGATATAGCCGAATAGATCGTGCCTTCTTTTGCACATATACCTCGTTTCCGAAGCAGTTGCTGCAGTTCGGGAATGCTTACCGCCCTGCCTTCATTTGTAAACAGGATTTCGAACACGGAAAAGATCGAAGTGGAGAGTTGTTTCTTGTATACGGCAAGAAGCGCTTCATGCTGCGTCCTATCTTTTTCGTCTTTTGAAAAACCGGATGTTCTCGATATGCGATCGAGCGATATATGCGGTTTTGTGCCGTGAGTTTCGACCGTTTCGGCAATCGTCTTCAGCGGAGGAAACAAGGAATCGATATCGAGCGAACCGATATGTCCGTAGTACAGATTGAGCGCCATAATCCAATGCTTCAGGCGCGAATCGGCATCTTTGGGAAACGGACTGTTATAAAACAGCAGCGGGATGGAACATCCGATATCGTGCATGTATCGATAGATATTGAAAATGCTGTGATCGTAGGTGAGATAATCGATAAGGAGCAAATCGGGACAGGTTTTTATCTTCAAAATCGATTTGTAAAATTCGTCCGAATTTATGTAGGTATTGCACGTATGGCCGTTGTCCTCCAGTGCCTTTGTGATCTTTTTACATGCTTTTCGATGCTTCGTGTAAAAATAAAATGTCATCGCCGGTTTCTCTCATCAAACCTTTGTACTCCCGCTTGCTGTAAGTATGTCGATTATATTGTAGCATGAAAAATCCGCCTTGACTAATATTTCTTTTTTTAGGATTATTAAGAGCATTATAAAAACTACGGATTAAAAAGCGGCGCTTAAACGGCGAGACGCGTTTTAAGGATGTTATGAAAAAAAATACGATAACCCGCGCATATCTTGAATCGTTGCCTTTTTCCGACTTGCTTGCGCTTGCTGACACGTACGGCATAGATGTGCCCGATAATTTGAACAGACGGTTTCTCATCGGTGAACTCCTCGATGTTGTAAAGGAAACCGGGAACGATTCGGACGATATGATTGTCACTCGGGAAAAAGATGAAGCGCAGTCTTTATCCGAGCGGCTTCCCGAATCCTACAATGTTACGGAAATAGAAGCGGTACTCAGAAATCCTGCGTGGATTTACGTCTATTGGGACATAGGCGAACGCGATATCCGCAGTTTAAAAAAACACGGAGACTATACGATCTTTCTTCGCGTCCGTTCTTTTTCAGATCGTGCGGCTTCAAAGAGCGAAGATGCGTATGATGTGCAGATCGATCAAGGCGATACGTCGGAATACCTTTTGTGTCCCGCAGGCAAAAAAATCATTCGTGTGGAACTTACCGCTTCGACTGCGACGGGAACGACCGTACTCGCTTCTTCGTGTTCGGTTGAAATTCCGCGCTCTTCAAAACTGCTTACTCATATCCGTCCGGGCAATGACGGCGATATAAGACCGATTGCAGCCCTGTCGGGTATAAAAGAACTTTTGCTCGATCATTATGTACATCATCGTGAATCGTTTTTCTAAAAGCACCTCTGAAAGTTCTGTCGGATTTTTAAAGGTGCCGTCGAGTTTTAATTTTCAACATCGGAGACTGCGATGGCAAATAAAAGAATTGTTTTATTAATTTCAAATCTTCAGGAATTCATCTATCACACGGGCGCCGAAGAAAAAAGATTTGCGGCGGAGATGAATCGCCTGTATGAATCGATTTCATACGTCTATATACCGCTGCTCAATATGTTCGCTTCGCTTGAAAAGGACGGTGTTCCGTTTAAAATTGCGCTCGTGATTTCGCCGGTGCTGTGTACGCTTTTGAAAGACCCCGTCGTGCAGCAACAGTACATCGCGTGGCTCGATGCGAAAATCGAACTGGGTAAAAGCGAACTTGAGCGCTGTAAAGACGATGCTGCGATGTGCGATGTCGTTAAATTTCATCTTGAAAAAGCGCAGGAAGACCGCTTTTGCTTTACGGCGGTGTACGGTCAGGATTTATTGAAAAAGATTGCCGAATATCAAAAGAAGGGATATGTCGAACTGCTTGCAACTTGCGCTACGAATATTTTTTTGCCGCACTATGCGGATATGGGCGAAGTGCTCAATGCGCAGATAGAAACGGGGTTATACGCTCATCGTTCGTTTTTCGGAGGCCGCGCGAAGGGATTTTGGCTTCCGGAAACGGGCTATATTCCGGGGCTCGAGCGGGTGATGAGCACGTACGGCGTGGATTATACGGTACTCGATGCACGTTCATTTCTTTTTTCCGACGATATCGCTGAAAAAGGGATATTTGCACCGGTCGTCTGCGGCGGAAAGACGGTCGCGTTTGCCCGCGATAACCGTACCGATGAAGAAGTTTTCGGAGAAAAAGGTTACGCATCTTCTTCCGTCTATTGCAACGTCAACCGTGACATTGCATTTGAGCTTTCATTCGAACGGCTCGCACCGTACTTCCGCGGTGCTTCATCGCGCTATGCGTCGGGCTATCAATATTACAATAAAGGCACCGAAAAAAAAGGTTCCGATTGCCTCTACGATCCGATGCGCGCCGCCGAACAAAATGAAATCGATGCGGCGGCTTTTTTCGACAAAAAGCTCGATGTACTCGTGCAGGCGGAAAGTCTTTTGCCGTCCGTGCCTCAGTTTTCACTCGTGTGTACATTTTCAGTCGAACAGTTTTTGCAGCAGTGGCATGAAGGCGTCTCATGGATCGAAAACATATACCGCTACGCGAAAGACAAACCCGCTTCGTTTTCGTCTTTTGAAGATATCATCGCCGCACAGGGACATTTGCAAAACCTGCAGCCCTACTGCAGCGCTTCGATCGGATCGGGATACGGAGAAACGCTCATCGCAAATAAAAACAGCTGGATGCTGCGTCATGCGCGTAAAGCAAGCGAACGGATGATCGATTTGGCCGAACGTTTTCCCGACGATACGGGGCTCAAAGCGCGGCTTTTGAATTTGAGCGCGAGAGAACTTTTGCTTGCGCAGTCGTGTACGTGGGCAAATATGATATGGGAAGGCACTTTCCCCGAATATGCCGAAGCGCGTTTTACGGAAAGCATCGGCGCGTTTATAAAGGTTTTCGAATCGCTCGGCGCAAATACGGTGAGCACCGAATGGCTTACGTCGTACGAAGCGAAGCATCCCGTGTTCCCGTGGATAAATTATCGGATTTTCAGTAAAAAACGATGATGCAATGGGGCTGTCTCAAAAGCCGCCTGCTTTTTCGGCAGCCTTCCGTCTTGTTAATTTTGCAGGGATTGTGCGTCGCGGATGCGCTGCTGCAAATCGATTTGTTTTTGTGCGCTTTCGATTCCCTCTGTTGCGGGAGTAAAGCGGGGATCGAGCGCGAGTGCTTTATTCCATACTTCGACGGCTCCTCGGAAATCACCCTTGGCGAAGAGAGCGAGTCCTTCGCCGTACAATCGTTCCGCTTCGCTTTGCCGCTTTGCTCTTCCGCCGTCGCCGAGCAGTATTTTTGCGCCTGCGCTTATGTGATTTGACGGAAAAGGATTGAACGACGAAAATCGGTCGAAAGTATAGGCCGCTTCCAAACGCACGCGCTTAAAGAGCGTAACGCTTATGCCGCCTCCGGCGCTTTGAAAACGTATATAAGGGGCGTTTTCGTCGGCGGAAAAAGTGCAGCCGGCGAAAACCGCTAAAAAATCGGTGACGGTCAATTCGACGGCGCAGCCGGCAGTTCCGAGCATATAGTTTCCGATATTCGAAAGATTTACGGGTTGTTTGAATTCCGCAGCGGCAAGCAGCCGTTTAAGGGGCCGGTAAGACAGTCCGAGCGAAACGCTCGTCGGAAGCGGATCGTCCGTTTTAATCTTTTCTCCGAAGCCGGTTATCGCGGCTCCGGCATTGCGGACACATAAAGCCAAACGCAGGTTCGGCTCTCGTGAAGCGAAAAATTTGCCTGCATTGAAGCGCAGCATGACACCCGCATCGGATGCAAGTGCGAGGGCGGAACGCGAAAGGCTTGCGGAACTTATGATCGATCCCGATGCGTCGGGCATACTGCGCCATGCGGTTTTTAGATTTGCGCCGAGCGCGATCCCTTTAAAATAATAACCGGCGAGAATATTGTATGATATGTTGAAGGTTGCCGACGCTTCGGAATAGAGGCTGTCCGCACTTCGTTTGCCGAAAGCGCCGTATTCGTAAAAGGGGACGTAAAAAAATCGGAGTTCTCCGCCGAATCCCAAATCGCCGTGCCTTGCGGCCGCGGCGGCCGTTTCCATCGCCGCTCCCGCAATCCATATATTGTGAAATAATGCGATTTCATTTTGTTCAAGCAGCGAGCTTGCCGCCGGATTGTAATCGATACAAAAGCTGTCGTCCGAAACAGCCGTATATGCGCCGCCGAGCGCTTCAGCCCTTCCGCCCGACGGAACGGTGAGCGAATAAAACGAGAGGGCATTTTCATCCGTATTTGAAAACGCGGACAAGGCTTTTGCGAACGAGCCGGCTCCGGTAAAATCGAGGGCAAAGGCGCGAATCGAAATACAAAAAACGAACAGTAACGGCATACGAGCAAAAAATGTTTTCATCATCGGCATTTCAGTATATCATATTTTCGGCATTTTTTCTCGACTTCGAGATTGAACATACCGAAAATATAAGCAGCCGTATGCAGACCGGTACCGTAGGTTTTTTCGCAAAAACATGATACAATATATTTAAACGGGAGATTGCAATCCGTTAATAATGAAAAAAATATTTTTAGCCGCAGCATACTGTATTCTCATTGCCGCGCCGTTTTTTGCAAAACCGAAAGACGACAGCCTCTCCCTCGCCGAAATCGACCGGCTCATTCGGGAGACGGACTACGATGCGGCGCTTTCTGCGCTTTACGAGTTCAATGTATCGCATCCGGAACGCTTCGAAGATATGCAGCGGCGTGTCGGAAAAATTATTAAAAAACTTAACCTCTATACCGCAACCGCTTCGCAGCTTTTCGATACTGTGGAAAATGACCCCGAAAACGGGGAAAAAATATTGGCGATTATCGCGAAGCTCGAATCGTTGAAAAAAAATCCGACGGAGCAGCAGCTTTCGTTTATCCGCGAAGCCCGATCGGCAGCGCAGTTTACGATGTATCGAAGGCAGCTGTTTTCGATTTTGCAGGCGAGTGCGGATTCGGCGCACGGCGGCAATTATACGGATGCCGTCGAAAAAGCGGAAAGCGGCTTTTTTATGTACCGCGATGATTTTTTTAATAAACACACCGATGCTCTCGAAACGATTCCGGTACGGAGCGCTTTGTCTTATGTCGATGAGCGGATCGCCGCATATAAAGCGCTCGAAGAAAATCTGCAGAGCTCGGTACGTTCTTTTTCCGATGTCGTCCATTTGGGCGATGTCGAAAAAGCGCATGCTCTGTTTCCCGCCGTGCAATATTCTTTCGGGGAATTTGCGGAATTGCGGAACAGTATCTATCGGCTCGGTTTTGAACTGTGGAATATGGGGCAGTCGGAAAACGCGACGGTAAGCGATGCGTCGTTTTTACCTTTCGTTTCTCGTTTTATTCTCGGCATCAATACGATTGCGGACTCCGGTGTTTTAGGCGCGATGAATTGCGAATGGGATGCCCTTACAAAGCATATGGAAGACGAAATCCGATGGATGCTTATACAGAACATCGATTCTTTCGTTTATAACTTGGACGCCGGCGCGTTTACGGGCGAAAACGCTTTTCCCGAGCAAAAAGAACTTTCGGCATGTATGTCGTTTGCGGAACTCGGAAAATCGATAAACGCTTTATATATGCTCAGGCGTGAATTGGACGGAACGCCTGAAAAATCGCGCTTTTCAAATTTCGGGCTATCGGTCGATTACGGTGCGGCTCTCGCTTCCCGTTTTTCGGTTTTGCTCGATGCGGGTAAAGCGATGACGGCCGAAAGACAAAAAGCGCTTTCGCTTCCGGAACCGGCCGATTACGACCGCGCGGCAATAGACGGAAAAGCGTATACGGATTCTCTTCTTGCTTCCGTCGAATTTATTAAATCCGAAGCGATGAAGATTTCTCAGGATAATTTCGAACTCTCGCCGGAAGCCCGTGCATACCTCGGAGCGCAGTATACGGAAGACGATGAAATAATCCCCTTCGATACCGCCGTCGGCGCATACCGTAAATTTTCCGGGGATGCGGCCGACTTCAGCCGCAATGCCGAAATTGAAGTATGGCAGAAAATCGCCTCGTACTATGCCGCATGCGGCGCGTCGTATGAAGCGGCGCGGTCAACGGATTTTGCCAATATCGAAATGCTCGAAGGCGAAAACTTCGATGAAGGTGTCGGTACGAGATTGAAATACCCGCTTCAAACGGCGGAAGCGGCTGCCGCTTTTCAAAATGCGCTTGCGGCAAATACGGACGTCCTCGTTTCGGCGCGGACGCTTTTGGCGCGGGGGCCGTATGCCGATACGTACGCATTGCCGCTGAAGCGGATTTGCGACGCGATTACCAAACTCGATTCGTTTGCACCGAAAGCTCAAACCGTAAAAACCTATGCGACCGAACAGGTCAATGCGGCACGGCGTGCAAAAGACGAAGCCGATTTGAGGTATGAGCAGGCGAAAAAGGCGCTTTCGGCGAACGACTTCGCTGAAGCTCGCGGAAGGC
This Treponema socranskii subsp. buccale DNA region includes the following protein-coding sequences:
- a CDS encoding response regulator codes for the protein MKTKQDFPTINDRPQEGLKADGSKIRVLVVDDSMFVAKQLGQILSSEGYEIIATAADGKEGVDKYKELCPNVDLVTMDITMPRMDGITALEQIMTFDKNARVVMVSALGKEELVKKSLLLGAKNYIIKPLDRKKVLERISSSMK
- a CDS encoding helix-turn-helix domain-containing protein — protein: MTFYFYTKHRKACKKITKALEDNGHTCNTYINSDEFYKSILKIKTCPDLLLIDYLTYDHSIFNIYRYMHDIGCSIPLLFYNSPFPKDADSRLKHWIMALNLYYGHIGSLDIDSLFPPLKTIAETVETHGTKPHISLDRISRTSGFSKDEKDRTQHEALLAVYKKQLSTSIFSVFEILFTNEGRAVSIPELQQLLRKRGICAKEGTIYSAISRLRTYLDEKTSEIHILKAKEGYKLFINAETTNTIL
- a CDS encoding DUF4912 domain-containing protein — its product is MKKNTITRAYLESLPFSDLLALADTYGIDVPDNLNRRFLIGELLDVVKETGNDSDDMIVTREKDEAQSLSERLPESYNVTEIEAVLRNPAWIYVYWDIGERDIRSLKKHGDYTIFLRVRSFSDRAASKSEDAYDVQIDQGDTSEYLLCPAGKKIIRVELTASTATGTTVLASSCSVEIPRSSKLLTHIRPGNDGDIRPIAALSGIKELLLDHYVHHRESFF
- a CDS encoding 1,4-alpha-glucan branching protein domain-containing protein, which translates into the protein MANKRIVLLISNLQEFIYHTGAEEKRFAAEMNRLYESISYVYIPLLNMFASLEKDGVPFKIALVISPVLCTLLKDPVVQQQYIAWLDAKIELGKSELERCKDDAAMCDVVKFHLEKAQEDRFCFTAVYGQDLLKKIAEYQKKGYVELLATCATNIFLPHYADMGEVLNAQIETGLYAHRSFFGGRAKGFWLPETGYIPGLERVMSTYGVDYTVLDARSFLFSDDIAEKGIFAPVVCGGKTVAFARDNRTDEEVFGEKGYASSSVYCNVNRDIAFELSFERLAPYFRGASSRYASGYQYYNKGTEKKGSDCLYDPMRAAEQNEIDAAAFFDKKLDVLVQAESLLPSVPQFSLVCTFSVEQFLQQWHEGVSWIENIYRYAKDKPASFSSFEDIIAAQGHLQNLQPYCSASIGSGYGETLIANKNSWMLRHARKASERMIDLAERFPDDTGLKARLLNLSARELLLAQSCTWANMIWEGTFPEYAEARFTESIGAFIKVFESLGANTVSTEWLTSYEAKHPVFPWINYRIFSKKR
- a CDS encoding UPF0164 family protein, whose product is MMKTFFARMPLLFVFCISIRAFALDFTGAGSFAKALSAFSNTDENALSFYSLTVPSGGRAEALGGAYTAVSDDSFCIDYNPAASSLLEQNEIALFHNIWIAGAAMETAAAAARHGDLGFGGELRFFYVPFYEYGAFGKRSADSLYSEASATFNISYNILAGYYFKGIALGANLKTAWRSMPDASGSIISSASLSRSALALASDAGVMLRFNAGKFFASREPNLRLALCVRNAGAAITGFGEKIKTDDPLPTSVSLGLSYRPLKRLLAAAEFKQPVNLSNIGNYMLGTAGCAVELTVTDFLAVFAGCTFSADENAPYIRFQSAGGGISVTLFKRVRLEAAYTFDRFSSFNPFPSNHISAGAKILLGDGGRAKRQSEAERLYGEGLALFAKGDFRGAVEVWNKALALDPRFTPATEGIESAQKQIDLQQRIRDAQSLQN